The following are encoded in a window of Kitasatospora fiedleri genomic DNA:
- a CDS encoding ATP-binding cassette domain-containing protein produces the protein MIQITGLTKAYRRGRPPAVLDLTFDARPGMVTALLGDEGAGKSTALRLMVGLERGHGLTLFDGRTYRRLRRPEREIGVLLPSGRPEAGHPGQRARSHLRMLAGAIGVPARRADDLLEQTRLAAVAGHRIGTFSPGMHRRLALAAALLGNPSTLLLDAPTEGLSPNGEEWFGAFLRSFALSGGTVLTTTRSPEQAAALADRVVTLDAGRLAADQPVVEFRRTRLHPEVLVRGPQMARLADLLVAQGGQVRRDGGAGLAVSGIDRTEVGELAYRNGILLHELADRVVRRPVSYPSALPSSSGRSGQVSIRTVRQGAAPEVKARQDAGGQPQPDRTGQPAAAGSGEHRPATVGRPAGPESERPLDHRGLQAGRWAAAALAPNPPARGKGAGAAEGKGGGEGRGPGSAQVRVQDHAVSVPAPTAPVQASPAPGVDLTRRTPRGASALGRSAGTPGPAGTPGTARAARETERAVVEPVAGPAAIDTEHLAANPTDAELLTPARIRGVSPRPAASVHPFPGRPWSADATELRPAGRGEPTEPTEPTEPTERTERTERTERAERVEPAGRPPESGEVRPGGTGAVDPQGAVRRSAVGDENGSE, from the coding sequence ATGATCCAGATCACCGGACTGACCAAGGCGTACCGGCGGGGGCGTCCTCCCGCGGTGCTGGACCTGACCTTCGACGCCCGTCCCGGGATGGTCACCGCGCTGCTCGGGGACGAGGGCGCGGGCAAGTCGACGGCGCTCCGGCTGATGGTGGGGTTGGAGCGCGGCCACGGCCTCACCCTGTTCGACGGCCGGACGTACCGGCGGCTCCGGCGCCCGGAGCGGGAGATCGGCGTCCTGCTGCCCTCCGGCCGCCCGGAGGCCGGGCACCCGGGGCAGCGGGCCCGGTCCCACCTGCGGATGCTGGCCGGTGCGATCGGCGTCCCGGCGCGCCGCGCCGACGACCTGCTGGAGCAGACCCGGCTCGCCGCCGTCGCCGGCCACCGGATCGGCACCTTCTCGCCCGGCATGCACCGCCGCCTCGCGCTGGCCGCGGCCCTGCTCGGAAACCCCTCGACGCTGCTGCTGGACGCCCCCACCGAGGGCCTGTCCCCGAACGGCGAGGAGTGGTTCGGGGCCTTCCTGCGCTCCTTCGCGCTCTCGGGCGGCACCGTGCTGACGACCACCCGCTCCCCGGAGCAGGCCGCCGCGCTCGCCGACCGGGTGGTCACCCTGGACGCGGGCCGACTGGCCGCCGACCAGCCGGTGGTGGAGTTCCGCCGCACCAGGCTGCACCCCGAAGTCCTGGTCCGGGGACCGCAGATGGCCCGCCTCGCCGACCTGTTGGTCGCCCAGGGCGGCCAGGTCCGGCGGGACGGCGGCGCCGGTCTCGCGGTGAGCGGCATCGACCGCACCGAGGTCGGCGAACTCGCCTACCGCAACGGCATCCTGCTGCACGAGCTGGCCGACCGCGTGGTGCGGCGCCCGGTCTCCTACCCCTCCGCCCTGCCGAGCAGTTCGGGCCGCTCCGGCCAGGTGTCGATCCGGACGGTCCGCCAGGGCGCGGCCCCCGAGGTGAAGGCCCGGCAGGACGCGGGCGGACAGCCGCAGCCCGACCGCACCGGGCAGCCCGCCGCGGCCGGCTCCGGCGAGCACCGGCCCGCGACCGTCGGCCGCCCCGCCGGGCCGGAGTCCGAGCGCCCGCTCGACCACCGCGGCCTCCAGGCCGGCCGTTGGGCCGCGGCCGCCCTCGCGCCGAACCCGCCGGCTCGGGGAAAGGGAGCGGGAGCGGCCGAGGGCAAGGGCGGGGGAGAAGGGCGCGGGCCGGGGTCGGCTCAGGTCCGGGTGCAGGACCACGCCGTGTCCGTGCCCGCGCCGACCGCCCCCGTTCAGGCATCGCCGGCCCCCGGCGTCGACCTGACCAGGCGGACGCCCCGCGGCGCCTCCGCGCTCGGCCGGTCGGCGGGGACGCCGGGGCCGGCAGGGACGCCGGGGACGGCGCGGGCGGCGCGGGAGACGGAACGAGCGGTGGTGGAGCCGGTGGCCGGCCCCGCCGCGATCGACACCGAGCACCTGGCCGCCAACCCGACCGACGCGGAGCTGCTGACTCCCGCCCGGATCAGGGGAGTCAGCCCCCGTCCCGCCGCCTCCGTCCACCCCTTCCCGGGACGCCCCTGGTCGGCCGACGCCACCGAACTGCGCCCGGCCGGGCGAGGCGAACCGACCGAACCGACCGAACCGACCGAACCGACCGAACGGACAGAACGGACAGAACGGACAGAACGAGCCGAACGGGTCGAACCTGCCGGGCGGCCGCCGGAGTCGGGGGAGGTCCGGCCGGGCGGAACGGGTGCGGTGGACCCGCAAGGGGCGGTGCGGCGGAGCGCCGTCGGCGACGAGAACGGGAGTGAGTGA
- a CDS encoding DUF4192 domain-containing protein: protein MTADDRTTTPVPRPGHLPVRLRGPADMAEMLPYLLGFFPDDSIVAVGLQGTALDQGGVIRIDIPEDPACWERTAAESARLLVELSEQRAHRPVQVLLYLCRDPAGDDRAPGGGGHAVLTRLRPLADALARAFQEERVVVKESLCVSAGRWWSFLCTGVDCCPPDGTPVRAAHQPSPLAAAATYAGLAPRGSRKAIVAGLAPVGPPLSEVQRRALEDAGPPFIRELAGPGGRAAAVERTAGVLAEAMAEFSSGASELDAARTARLLIGMQDKLGRDRAAEYAEPDELATAQRLWRFLVQRCVDPFEHLAVPPMTLLAWTSWLAGDSATARIVLARALELEPGYTLAQLLYESLNSGIAPEALLRVVRRERTTRLRDAPAPQPAEPAGPGGESAGGGSPAPHGPDDGFDHRGPDRPQAGPGPGPGADAAEPAPRCPAPAPAPGSDSAPAPDLAPGNEPDGPGPGGGESPGDGPPPTPPAATDGPTAAACRPDPGRRPRPHRFLPPGVRVRHVRVHRNRHAIGD from the coding sequence ATGACCGCAGACGACCGCACCACCACCCCCGTCCCGCGCCCCGGCCACCTCCCGGTCCGGCTGCGCGGCCCCGCCGACATGGCGGAGATGCTCCCGTACCTGCTGGGCTTCTTCCCCGACGACAGCATCGTCGCGGTGGGCCTACAGGGCACCGCGCTCGACCAGGGCGGCGTGATCCGGATCGACATCCCGGAGGACCCGGCCTGCTGGGAGCGCACCGCGGCGGAATCCGCCCGGCTGCTGGTCGAGCTGTCCGAGCAGCGGGCCCACCGCCCCGTCCAAGTCCTGCTGTACCTGTGCCGGGACCCCGCCGGGGACGACCGCGCGCCCGGCGGCGGCGGGCACGCCGTGCTGACCCGGCTCCGCCCGCTGGCCGACGCGCTCGCCCGGGCCTTCCAGGAGGAACGGGTGGTCGTCAAGGAGTCGCTGTGCGTCTCCGCCGGCCGCTGGTGGTCCTTCCTGTGCACCGGAGTCGACTGCTGTCCACCGGACGGCACTCCGGTCCGGGCGGCCCACCAGCCCAGCCCGCTCGCCGCGGCGGCCACCTACGCGGGCCTCGCCCCGCGGGGCAGCCGCAAGGCGATCGTGGCCGGGCTGGCCCCGGTCGGTCCACCGCTCTCCGAGGTGCAGCGCCGCGCCCTGGAGGACGCCGGGCCGCCCTTCATCCGTGAACTGGCCGGCCCCGGCGGCCGGGCCGCGGCCGTCGAGCGCACCGCCGGGGTGCTCGCCGAGGCGATGGCCGAATTCTCTTCCGGAGCGAGCGAGTTGGATGCCGCCCGCACCGCCAGGCTGCTGATCGGCATGCAGGACAAACTCGGCCGGGACCGCGCCGCCGAGTACGCCGAACCGGACGAACTCGCCACCGCCCAGCGGTTGTGGCGGTTCCTGGTCCAGCGCTGCGTCGACCCGTTCGAACACCTCGCCGTCCCGCCGATGACCCTGCTGGCCTGGACGTCCTGGCTGGCCGGAGACTCGGCCACGGCACGGATCGTGCTGGCCAGAGCACTGGAGCTGGAACCCGGCTACACCCTGGCCCAACTCCTCTACGAATCACTGAACTCCGGCATCGCCCCGGAAGCCCTGCTCCGGGTGGTCCGCCGCGAGCGCACCACCCGGCTGCGCGACGCACCGGCCCCGCAGCCCGCGGAACCCGCAGGGCCCGGCGGAGAATCGGCCGGCGGCGGCAGCCCCGCTCCGCACGGACCGGACGACGGCTTCGACCACCGAGGCCCGGACCGGCCCCAGGCCGGTCCCGGTCCCGGCCCCGGAGCTGATGCGGCCGAGCCCGCACCGAGGTGTCCCGCACCCGCACCCGCGCCGGGATCGGATTCGGCACCGGCCCCGGACCTGGCACCGGGCAACGAGCCGGACGGGCCCGGGCCGGGAGGAGGCGAGAGCCCGGGCGACGGCCCTCCGCCCACACCGCCCGCCGCGACCGACGGGCCGACCGCCGCGGCCTGCCGACCCGACCCGGGGCGCCGTCCGCGCCCGCACCGCTTCCTTCCGCCGGGAGTCCGCGTCCGGCACGTCCGGGTGCACCGAAACCGACACGCGATCGGAGACTGA
- a CDS encoding FadR/GntR family transcriptional regulator, with amino-acid sequence MSTLAHPTVTAARQAESISASELDRFPYADRPAPPAPRWEGAESDLSRIGRKTTSSRGRGLHGQLVQQLGQMIVSGDLGADRPLVPEEIGQRFEVSRTVVRESLRVLEAKGLVSARPNVGTRVRPVSDWNLLDPDIIEWRAFGPQRDEQRRELFELRWAIEPLAARLAAGHGREDVQHRLVELTEIMGQAGSQGDLVSYSRADAELHGLVLQMAGNRMLEHLSGIVANALQVSGGSGTTCERPSDSAVSLHARLVDALGTGDGTAAEAAVRALLTVHPDIEHAVPAPREH; translated from the coding sequence GTGAGTACCCTTGCGCACCCCACCGTGACCGCCGCTCGCCAGGCCGAGTCGATCTCCGCCTCCGAGTTGGACCGTTTCCCGTACGCCGACCGCCCGGCTCCGCCCGCCCCCCGCTGGGAGGGCGCGGAGAGCGACCTCTCCCGGATCGGTCGGAAGACCACCAGCAGCCGCGGCCGCGGCCTGCACGGCCAGCTGGTCCAGCAGCTCGGCCAGATGATCGTCTCCGGTGACCTGGGCGCCGACCGGCCGCTGGTGCCGGAGGAGATCGGCCAGCGCTTCGAGGTCTCCCGCACCGTGGTGCGCGAGTCGCTCCGGGTGCTGGAGGCCAAGGGCCTGGTCTCGGCCCGGCCGAACGTCGGCACCCGGGTCCGCCCGGTGAGCGACTGGAACCTGCTGGACCCCGACATCATCGAGTGGCGCGCCTTCGGCCCGCAGCGCGACGAGCAGCGCCGCGAGCTGTTCGAGCTGCGCTGGGCGATCGAGCCGCTGGCCGCGCGGCTTGCGGCCGGGCACGGCCGGGAGGACGTCCAGCACCGGCTGGTCGAGCTGACCGAGATCATGGGCCAGGCCGGGAGCCAGGGCGACCTGGTCAGCTACTCCCGGGCCGACGCCGAACTGCACGGCCTGGTGCTGCAGATGGCCGGGAACCGGATGCTGGAGCACCTGTCCGGGATCGTGGCCAACGCGCTCCAGGTCTCCGGCGGCTCCGGCACCACCTGCGAGCGCCCGTCCGATTCGGCGGTCAGCCTGCACGCCCGGCTGGTCGACGCGCTCGGCACCGGCGACGGCACCGCGGCCGAGGCCGCCGTCCGCGCGCTGCTCACCGTCCACCCGGACATCGAGCACGCCGTCCCCGCGCCGCGCGAGCACTGA
- a CDS encoding S1 family peptidase — protein MPILDTFAPRLRRRAVALVALAALPAPLVALGAAGPAVAQRRIIGGTGASTGDHPWMVALASRQQFGSARSGQFCGGALISPTKVVTAAHCFYDETTARPTDRPGLRVIVGRDDLRGSAGREVAVRGVWIDPGYSFTANTRDVAVLTLAEPQDGRPVLEMVGPGETEPYAAGTPATVFGWGDTRGNGSYSNTLRQVTVPVISDEVCGRAYPGGPDSAYDARSMVCAGEERGGKDACQGDSGGPLLVAGRLAGLVSWGAGCAEAEHPGVYTRIAAVSEAVHEVL, from the coding sequence GTGCCCATCCTGGACACGTTCGCGCCTCGGCTCCGCCGCCGGGCGGTCGCGCTCGTCGCCCTGGCCGCCCTGCCCGCCCCGCTGGTCGCGCTGGGCGCGGCCGGGCCGGCCGTCGCGCAGCGGCGGATCATCGGCGGTACCGGCGCCAGCACCGGGGACCACCCGTGGATGGTGGCGCTGGCCAGCCGGCAGCAGTTCGGCTCGGCCCGCTCCGGGCAGTTCTGCGGCGGGGCGCTGATCAGCCCGACCAAGGTGGTCACGGCGGCGCACTGCTTCTACGACGAGACCACGGCCCGGCCGACCGACCGGCCCGGGCTGCGGGTGATCGTCGGGCGGGACGACCTGCGGGGCAGCGCGGGCCGGGAGGTGGCGGTGCGCGGGGTGTGGATCGATCCGGGCTACAGCTTCACCGCGAACACCCGGGACGTGGCGGTGCTCACCCTGGCCGAGCCGCAGGACGGCCGGCCGGTGCTGGAGATGGTGGGCCCGGGCGAGACCGAGCCGTACGCGGCGGGCACCCCGGCCACGGTGTTCGGCTGGGGCGACACCCGGGGCAACGGCAGCTACTCGAACACGCTGCGCCAGGTCACCGTGCCGGTCATCTCGGACGAGGTCTGCGGCCGCGCCTACCCGGGCGGCCCGGACAGCGCGTACGACGCCCGCAGCATGGTGTGCGCGGGCGAGGAGCGGGGCGGCAAGGACGCCTGCCAGGGCGACAGCGGCGGGCCGCTGCTGGTGGCCGGGCGGCTGGCCGGGCTGGTCTCCTGGGGCGCGGGCTGCGCGGAGGCCGAGCACCCCGGGGTGTACACCCGGATCGCGGCCGTCTCGGAGGCCGTGCACGAGGTGCTGTGA
- a CDS encoding DEAD/DEAH box helicase, whose translation MQTRELPPTTPADRAAVRAAAEAVLRDLAGPGAALREDQWKAIEALVVDSRRALVVQRTGWGKSAVYFIATALLRERGAGPTVIVSPLLALMRNQVDSAARAGIRARTINSANPEEWSEIQQEVADGLVDVLLVSPERLNNPDFRDHVLPKLAASTGLLVVDEAHCISDWGHDFRPDYRRLRTMLAELSPGVPVLATTATANARVTADVAEQLGTGAGDEQALVLRGPLDRESLSLAVLALPDPAHRLAWLADHLPDLPGSGIVYTLTVAAAEEVTEFLRGRGYQVASYSGRTEDAERREAEAALLDNRVKALVATSALGMGFDKPDLGFVVHLGSPSSPIAYYQQVGRAGRGVDRAEVLLLPGREDEAIWRYFASIGFPAEEQVRRTLDALSAAGRPLSTAALETSVDLRRTRLETMLKVLDVDGAVRRVRGGWEATGEPWQYDAARYAKVARAREAEQQAMREYVATEGCRMEFLRRQLDDPEAAPCGRCDRCTPARHSAEVSTGALDAARAALGRPGVSFETRRMWPTGMESLGIPLKGRIPATQQAEPGRALGRLSDIGWGTRLRSLLDERSPDGPLPREVLDAMVGVVADWARGPGGWAGPAGPDGRQLARPVGVVALDSSTRPQLVSDLAGGLASIGRMPLLGRVEYATGEPPHGPRSNSAQRLRSVAGALTLAPGLADALAAAPGPVLLLDDLVDSGWTLTVAARLLRQAGATAVLPLVLAVRG comes from the coding sequence ATGCAGACGCGCGAACTCCCCCCGACCACCCCCGCCGACCGCGCCGCCGTCCGGGCCGCCGCGGAAGCCGTGCTGCGCGACCTCGCCGGCCCGGGCGCGGCCCTGCGCGAGGACCAGTGGAAGGCCATCGAGGCGCTGGTGGTGGACAGCCGGCGCGCCCTGGTCGTCCAGCGCACCGGCTGGGGCAAGTCCGCCGTCTACTTCATCGCCACGGCGCTGCTCCGCGAACGCGGCGCCGGACCGACGGTGATCGTCTCCCCGCTCCTCGCCCTGATGCGCAACCAGGTCGACTCGGCCGCCCGGGCGGGCATCCGCGCCCGGACGATCAACTCGGCCAACCCGGAGGAGTGGTCGGAGATCCAGCAGGAGGTCGCCGACGGCCTTGTCGACGTCCTCCTGGTCAGCCCGGAGCGGTTGAACAACCCCGACTTCCGGGACCACGTGCTGCCCAAGCTCGCCGCCTCCACCGGCCTGCTGGTGGTGGACGAGGCCCACTGCATCTCCGACTGGGGCCACGACTTCCGGCCCGACTACCGGCGGCTGCGCACCATGCTCGCCGAGCTCTCCCCCGGCGTCCCGGTGCTGGCGACCACGGCGACCGCGAACGCCCGGGTCACCGCGGACGTCGCGGAGCAGCTCGGCACCGGGGCCGGTGACGAGCAGGCGCTGGTGCTGCGCGGGCCGCTGGACCGGGAGAGCCTCAGCCTGGCGGTGCTGGCGCTGCCCGACCCGGCGCACCGGCTGGCCTGGCTGGCCGACCACCTGCCCGACCTCCCCGGCTCCGGCATCGTGTACACCCTCACGGTGGCCGCCGCCGAGGAGGTCACCGAGTTCCTGCGCGGGCGCGGGTACCAGGTCGCCTCCTACTCCGGGCGGACCGAGGACGCGGAGCGCCGCGAGGCCGAGGCGGCACTGCTGGACAACCGGGTCAAGGCGCTGGTCGCCACCTCCGCGCTCGGCATGGGCTTCGACAAGCCGGACCTGGGCTTCGTGGTGCACCTGGGGTCGCCGAGCTCCCCGATCGCCTACTACCAGCAGGTCGGCCGGGCCGGCCGCGGCGTGGACCGGGCCGAGGTGCTGCTGCTCCCCGGCCGGGAGGACGAGGCGATCTGGCGGTACTTCGCCTCGATCGGCTTCCCCGCCGAGGAGCAGGTCCGCCGCACGCTGGACGCGCTGTCCGCGGCGGGCCGCCCGCTCTCCACCGCCGCGCTGGAGACCTCGGTCGACCTCCGCCGCACCAGGCTGGAGACGATGCTCAAGGTGCTCGACGTGGACGGCGCGGTCCGCCGGGTGCGCGGCGGCTGGGAGGCCACCGGGGAGCCGTGGCAGTACGACGCCGCGCGGTACGCCAAGGTCGCCCGGGCCCGCGAGGCCGAACAGCAGGCGATGCGCGAGTACGTGGCCACCGAGGGCTGCCGGATGGAGTTCCTGCGCCGCCAGCTCGACGACCCCGAGGCGGCCCCGTGCGGCCGGTGCGACCGCTGCACCCCGGCCCGGCACTCCGCCGAGGTCTCCACCGGGGCGCTGGACGCGGCCCGGGCCGCCCTCGGCCGCCCCGGCGTCTCCTTCGAGACCCGGCGGATGTGGCCCACCGGCATGGAGTCCCTGGGCATCCCGCTGAAGGGCCGAATCCCGGCGACCCAGCAGGCCGAGCCGGGGCGCGCCCTGGGCCGGCTGTCCGACATCGGCTGGGGCACCCGGCTGCGCTCGCTGCTGGACGAGCGCTCCCCGGACGGGCCGCTGCCGCGCGAGGTGCTGGACGCGATGGTCGGGGTGGTCGCGGACTGGGCCAGGGGCCCCGGCGGCTGGGCCGGGCCTGCCGGTCCGGACGGCCGGCAGCTCGCCCGTCCGGTCGGGGTGGTCGCGCTCGACTCGTCCACCCGTCCCCAGCTGGTGTCCGACCTGGCCGGCGGCCTGGCCTCGATCGGGCGGATGCCGCTGCTCGGGCGGGTCGAGTACGCCACCGGGGAGCCGCCGCACGGCCCGCGCAGCAACAGCGCCCAGCGGCTGCGCTCGGTCGCCGGTGCGCTCACCCTCGCGCCGGGCCTGGCCGACGCGCTGGCCGCCGCGCCGGGCCCGGTCCTGCTGCTCGACGACCTGGTGGACTCGGGCTGGACGCTGACGGTGGCCGCCCGGCTGCTCCGCCAGGCCGGCGCCACCGCGGTGCTCCCGCTCGTCCTCGCCGTCCGGGGGTGA
- a CDS encoding glycogen debranching N-terminal domain-containing protein — MGRSEQVAGAPAAGAARQPGPAAPPRPQPSAAHDVLCVNAPGMASSGPDGQLRGQGLHGFFRHGVRTLARMELRLGGVEPLPLQGTLTSTAAARFVGSVRVPGDLDPDPALTVERLRHADGAETVTVRNTGARPARLPLEIALGTDLGLLTDIAAGRRSADLPGQVQSSGLRWVGQGRAATVSARPSPHAVLAGAGVLRWDLEIQPGARWSVDLRAELETPSTGRPPTGRGPGVPLPWSEPEVRADDRRAARLVSRALDSLGGLLLADADRPTDLYTASGAPWRFGLTAADALWAARMTLPLGTRLAAGTLRAVARRQHQAAPQATTAPAAPVAVPNLAARPADSAPGDGGSAPEGGAAGPVPGSAPGPVGGPNPPGGEAGAAAQAMDGVIPGPLRHGGPELPASCTATEATLLFVTVLAEAWRWGMPRAEVAELLPAAERALGALRSAVVEGPDGPVGFVADFGRPAEERAARPGPARCEVQAQAHRAALQGADLLDAFDRPGAAQWRSWAAELRERFRERFWIDDLSGGRPAAALLAPDRPVPAVASTLVHLFDLGLAAEGELHEGLLDREQTRLLAQRLVTPEFDCGWGLRTLSAKSPRFNPLGHRSGAVRVQETALAVSGLVDAGFEREAEILLEGLLEASAHFEGRLPEMYAGEQKVADCPPVPHPAACRPAAVSAAAAVHLVLSLAGVRPDVPSGRVATRPASTAPLGALELTGLRVAGEPFSVRVSRIGVAVVEEAPSFLQLAAS, encoded by the coding sequence GTGGGCCGGTCCGAGCAGGTGGCGGGCGCGCCCGCCGCCGGGGCGGCCCGGCAGCCCGGTCCGGCGGCGCCGCCCAGACCGCAGCCCTCCGCCGCGCACGACGTGCTGTGCGTCAACGCCCCCGGCATGGCGTCGTCCGGGCCGGACGGCCAGCTGCGGGGCCAGGGGCTGCACGGCTTCTTCCGGCACGGGGTGCGCACCCTGGCCCGGATGGAGCTGCGGCTGGGCGGCGTGGAGCCGCTCCCGCTCCAGGGCACCCTGACGTCCACGGCGGCGGCCCGGTTCGTCGGCTCGGTCCGGGTACCGGGCGACCTCGACCCGGACCCGGCACTGACGGTCGAGCGGCTGCGGCACGCCGACGGCGCCGAGACGGTGACGGTCCGCAACACGGGCGCCCGCCCGGCCCGGCTCCCGCTGGAGATCGCGCTCGGCACCGACCTCGGCCTGCTCACCGACATCGCGGCGGGCCGCCGTTCGGCCGACCTGCCGGGCCAGGTCCAGTCGTCCGGCCTGCGCTGGGTAGGCCAGGGCCGGGCGGCCACCGTCAGCGCACGGCCCTCGCCGCACGCGGTGCTGGCCGGTGCGGGCGTGCTGCGCTGGGACTTGGAGATCCAGCCCGGCGCCCGCTGGTCGGTCGACCTCCGGGCCGAGCTGGAGACCCCGTCGACGGGCCGGCCACCGACCGGGCGCGGCCCCGGGGTGCCGCTGCCCTGGTCCGAGCCCGAGGTCCGGGCCGACGACCGCCGGGCCGCCCGGCTGGTCTCCCGGGCCCTGGATTCGCTGGGCGGCCTGCTGCTCGCCGACGCGGACCGGCCCACCGACCTCTACACCGCCTCGGGCGCACCCTGGCGCTTCGGCCTCACCGCCGCCGACGCGCTCTGGGCTGCCAGGATGACCCTGCCGCTGGGCACCCGGCTCGCCGCCGGCACCCTGCGGGCGGTCGCCCGCCGTCAGCACCAGGCGGCCCCGCAGGCCACCACCGCCCCCGCCGCTCCCGTTGCCGTTCCCAACCTCGCGGCCCGACCGGCCGACTCCGCTCCGGGTGACGGCGGGTCGGCCCCGGAGGGCGGCGCGGCCGGGCCGGTGCCGGGGAGCGCCCCCGGCCCGGTCGGCGGGCCGAACCCGCCCGGTGGCGAGGCCGGTGCGGCGGCCCAGGCGATGGATGGGGTGATCCCCGGTCCGCTGCGGCACGGCGGCCCCGAGCTGCCGGCCAGTTGCACCGCGACGGAGGCGACCCTGCTGTTCGTCACGGTGCTGGCGGAAGCCTGGCGCTGGGGCATGCCCCGGGCCGAGGTCGCCGAACTGCTGCCGGCGGCGGAACGGGCCCTCGGCGCGCTGCGGTCCGCGGTGGTGGAGGGCCCGGACGGCCCGGTCGGGTTCGTCGCCGACTTCGGGCGCCCGGCGGAGGAGCGCGCCGCGCGCCCCGGCCCGGCCAGGTGCGAGGTCCAGGCGCAGGCCCACCGGGCGGCCCTCCAGGGCGCGGACCTGCTCGACGCCTTCGACCGGCCGGGCGCGGCCCAGTGGCGTTCCTGGGCAGCCGAGTTGCGGGAACGGTTCCGGGAGCGGTTCTGGATCGACGACCTGTCCGGCGGCCGTCCGGCAGCCGCCCTGCTGGCACCGGACCGGCCGGTGCCGGCCGTCGCCTCCACCCTGGTCCACCTCTTCGACCTGGGCCTGGCCGCCGAGGGCGAACTGCACGAAGGTCTGCTCGACCGCGAGCAGACCAGGCTGCTGGCCCAGCGCCTGGTGACCCCGGAGTTCGACTGCGGCTGGGGCCTGCGCACCCTGAGCGCGAAGTCCCCCCGGTTCAACCCGCTCGGCCACCGCAGCGGCGCGGTGCGGGTCCAGGAGACCGCGCTCGCGGTGAGCGGGCTGGTGGACGCCGGGTTCGAGCGGGAGGCCGAAATCCTGCTGGAGGGCCTGCTGGAGGCGTCCGCGCACTTCGAGGGCCGCCTGCCGGAGATGTACGCCGGTGAGCAGAAGGTCGCCGACTGCCCGCCCGTCCCGCACCCGGCGGCCTGCCGTCCGGCCGCGGTCTCCGCGGCGGCCGCCGTGCACCTGGTCCTCTCGCTGGCGGGCGTCCGGCCCGACGTCCCGTCCGGACGGGTGGCCACCCGCCCGGCGAGCACCGCCCCCCTGGGCGCACTGGAACTGACCGGCCTGCGGGTGGCCGGCGAGCCGTTCTCGGTCCGGGTCAGCCGGATCGGCGTCGCGGTCGTGGAGGAGGCGCCGTCGTTCCTGCAACTCGCCGCCAGCTGA
- a CDS encoding alpha/beta fold hydrolase, with product MSPLGRIPGIVTTDHVFRVPLDHSAPGGESIEVYAREVAAAGREHDELPWLVYLQGGPGGKANRPMGRDGWLDRALDDYRVLLLDQRGTGRSTPANRQTLARRGDARQQAEYLAHFRADSIVRDAELIRRRLLGDDARWSLLGQSFGGFCTLTYLSLAPEHLREAFVTGGLAGLRRSADEVYRAAYPRVARKNAGHYARFPQDVAAVRRIAAHLVERPATLPDGGTLTVQAFQALGILLGGGSGSSVLHYLLEEGWVEGADGPELSDTFLAGAQSHLSFAQNPLYAVLHESIYGQRSVDAGATDWSAERVRKEFPEFDAEAALAGDGPVLLTGEMIHPWMFETDPALRPLRETAQLLAERTDWPDLYDLPRLASNQVPVYAAVYHDDMYVDTAHSLETADAVAGTRVWVTNEWEHDGVRTSGRTVLDRLIRMARGEV from the coding sequence ATGTCCCCCCTCGGCCGCATCCCCGGAATCGTCACCACCGACCACGTCTTCCGGGTGCCGCTGGACCACAGTGCCCCCGGCGGCGAGTCGATCGAGGTCTACGCCCGCGAGGTGGCGGCGGCCGGACGCGAGCACGACGAGCTGCCGTGGCTGGTGTACCTGCAGGGCGGCCCCGGCGGGAAGGCCAACCGGCCGATGGGCCGGGACGGTTGGCTGGACCGGGCGCTCGACGACTACCGGGTGCTGCTGCTGGACCAGCGCGGCACCGGCCGCTCCACCCCCGCCAACCGCCAGACCCTGGCCCGGCGCGGCGACGCCCGGCAGCAGGCCGAGTACCTGGCGCACTTCCGCGCCGACTCGATCGTCCGGGACGCCGAACTGATCCGCCGCCGGCTGCTCGGCGACGACGCCCGGTGGAGCCTGCTGGGGCAGAGCTTCGGCGGCTTCTGCACCCTGACGTACCTCTCGCTGGCCCCGGAGCACCTGCGCGAGGCCTTCGTCACCGGCGGCCTGGCCGGTCTGCGCCGCTCGGCGGACGAGGTCTACCGCGCGGCCTACCCCCGCGTCGCCCGCAAGAACGCCGGTCACTACGCGCGCTTCCCCCAGGACGTGGCGGCGGTACGGCGAATCGCGGCGCACCTGGTCGAGCGGCCCGCGACCCTTCCCGACGGCGGCACGCTGACCGTCCAGGCGTTCCAGGCGCTGGGCATCCTGCTGGGCGGCGGCTCGGGCTCCTCCGTCCTGCACTACCTGCTGGAGGAGGGCTGGGTGGAGGGCGCGGACGGACCCGAGCTCTCCGACACCTTCCTGGCCGGGGCGCAGTCGCACCTGTCCTTCGCCCAGAACCCCCTGTACGCCGTCCTGCACGAGTCGATCTACGGGCAGCGCTCGGTCGACGCCGGGGCCACCGACTGGTCGGCGGAGCGGGTGCGCAAGGAGTTTCCCGAGTTCGACGCCGAGGCGGCGCTGGCCGGGGACGGGCCGGTGCTGCTGACCGGCGAGATGATCCACCCCTGGATGTTCGAGACCGACCCGGCGCTGCGGCCGCTGCGCGAGACGGCGCAGCTGCTGGCGGAGCGCACCGACTGGCCCGACCTGTACGACCTGCCGCGCCTGGCGTCGAACCAGGTACCGGTGTACGCGGCGGTGTACCACGACGACATGTACGTGGACACGGCGCATTCGCTGGAGACCGCGGACGCGGTGGCCGGTACCCGGGTCTGGGTCACCAACGAGTGGGAGCACGACGGCGTGCGCACCAGTGGGCGGACGGTGCTGGACCGGCTGATCCGGATGGCGCGCGGCGAGGTCTAG